In Sphaeramia orbicularis chromosome 1, fSphaOr1.1, whole genome shotgun sequence, a genomic segment contains:
- the LOC115428044 gene encoding NLR family CARD domain-containing protein 3-like: MSCDGSELLPLHVLTPDVFTGETQIEPGNSSVVTNTNPFLLDIHSGMDQSEDREEGAPPWKTTHRPPTGPGPGTGPGPSCVSMKSDDSMDYPLDFKTGHVCDPQPKPGPGPGPSCVSMKSDYSMYRPIEFQTERVPQTQVKQQSSEVPTGLQDQTQLDSIFKLLEENICTFVKNELKKFHQVLSTDYPECLESLSDEDEEQRRSSEAFLKITLNFLRRMKQEELAAHLHRSKTILQSGVQRELKCNLQQKFQCVFEGITKAGNPKTLLNQIYTELYITEGGATEVNQDHEVRQIETASRNPHRPPTTITCEDIFKTPPDRDQPIRTVLTKGVAGIGKTVLTQKFSLDWAEDKANQDIHFIFPITFRELNVLKQKKFSLVELVHHFFTETKEAGIWIFEDLQVVFILDGLDECRPPLDFNNTQILTDVTESTSVDVLLMNLIRGNLLPSAHLWITTRPAAADQIPAQCVDMVTEVRGFTDPQKEEYFRKRFRDKEQTNTIISHIKTSQSVHIMCHIPVFCWITATVLEDVLKTTDRRQLPKTLTEMYIHFLVVQAKVKNIKYDGRSETDPHWSPETRKMIESLGKLAFEQLKKGNLIFYESDLTECGIDIRSASVYSGVFTEVFIEERGLYEDKRFCFIHLSVQEFVAALHVHQTFINTGVNLLSEEQTTSQRSGSAEAQFYQTAVDHALQSPNGHLDLFLRFLLGLSLPTNRRLLQGLMKQTGSSSETKKETAEYIKKKINDKLSVEKSINLFHCLNELEDRSLVDQIQQYLRSGRLSRSDLSPAHWSAVVFILLSSDKDLDEFDLNKYFPSEEALLNLLPVVKASNKAVLTVYDLSERGCEGLSTVLRSQSSSLTRLDLSTNDPKDSGLKILSDGLRSPDCKLETLRLSICDLSERSCEGLSSVLRSQSCSLTHLDLDNMDLKDSGLKILSDGLRSPDCKLETLRLSGCLITEEGCSSLVSALKSNPSHLRLLDLSYNHPGDSGQELSALVEDSHWRLDTVRLEPSGVRWLKPGLRKYFCELTLDPNTANEQLKLSENNKKVEHVEEVQSYPDHQDRFEYRKQVMCSTGLTGRCYWEVQWSGGVSIAVTYRGIRRKGNSDDCRFGWNDLSWNLRCYEGRYSVWHNNKYTHLPQSSSSSSSSSSSFSDTVSVYVDCPAGSVSFYRVSSDKLIHIYTFKTTFTEPLFGGFRLVETGSTVCLCDV, encoded by the exons tggaatggatcagagtgaggacagagaggagggagcccctccctGGAAGACCACCCACAGACCCCccacaggacctggacctggaactggacctggacccagctgtgtgtccatgaagagtgatgactccatggATTACCCACTGGATTTTAAAACAGGACATGTTTGTGATCCTCA acctaaacctggacctggacctggacccagttgtgtgtccatgaagagtgattaCTCCATGTATCGACCAATAGAGTTTCAAACAGAACGTGTTCcacagactca AGTgaagcagcagagctcagaggttcccactggtctacaggatcagactcagctggactccatatttaag ctgctggaggagaacatctgcacctttgtcaagaacgaactgaagaagttccaccaggttctgagtacagattacccagaatgcttagagagtctgagtgatgaggatgaagagcagaggaggagctcagaagcttttctgaagatcacactgaacttcctgaggaggatgaagcaggaggagctggctgcgcatctgcaccgcagtaagacaattct tcagtctgGAGTTCAGCGTGAACTGAAAtgtaacctgcagcagaagtttcagtgtgtgtttgagggcatcactaaagcaggaaaccccaaaaccctcctgaaccagatctacacagagctgtacatcacagagggaggggctacagaggtcaaccaggaccatgaggtcagacagattgaaacagcatccaggaacccacacagaccaccaacaaccatcacatgtgaagacatctttaaaacaccacctgacagagatcaaccaatcagaacagtgctgacaaagggcgtggccggcatcgggaagaCAGTgttaacacagaagttcagtctggactgggctgaagacaaagccaaccaggacatccattTCATATTTCCaatcaccttcagagagctgaatgtgctgaaacagaagaagttcagcttggtggaactcgttcatcacttcttcactgaaaccaaagaagcaggaatctggatctttgaagacctccaggtggtgttcatcttagacggtctggatgagtgtcgacctcctctggacttcaacaacactcagatcctgactgatgttacagagtccacctcagtggatgtgctgctgatgaacctcatcagggggaacctgcttccctctgctcacctctggataaccacacgacctgcagcagccgatcagatccctgctcagtgtgtcgacatggtgacagaggtcagagggttcactgacccacagaaggaggagtacttcaggaagaggttcagagataaagaacagaccaacacaatcatctcccacatcaagacatCACAAagtgtccacatcatgtgtcacatcccagtcttctgctggatcactgctacagttctggaggacgtgttgaagaccacagacagacgacaactgcccaagaccctgactgagatgtacatccacttcctggtggttcaggccaaagtcaagaacatcaagtatgatggaagatctgagacagatccacactggagtccagagaccaggaagatgattgagtctctgggaaaactggcctttgagcagctgaagaaaggaaacctgatcttctatgaatcagacctgacagagtgtggcatcgatatcagatcAGCCTCAGtctactcaggagtgttcacagaggtctttatagaggagagaggactgtacgaggacaagaggttctgcttcatccatctgagtgtccaggagtttgtggctgctcttcatgtccatcagaccttcatcaacactggagtcaatctgctgtcagaagagCAAACCACGTCCCAGAGGTCTGGATCTGCAGAGGcacagttctaccagaccgctgtggaccatgccttacagagtccaaatggacacctggacctgttcctccgcttTCTCCTGGGTCTGTCACTGCCGACCAATCGCAGACTCCTACAAGGTCTGatgaaacagacaggaagtagctCCGAGACCAAAAAGGAAACAGCtgagtacatcaagaagaagatcaatgataaactgtctgtagagaaaagcatcaacctgttccactgtctgaatgagctggaggatcgatctctggtggatcagatccaacagtacctgagatcaggacgtctgtccaGATCTGATCTGTCTCCTGCTCATTGGTCAGCTGTGgtcttcatcttactgtcatcagataaagatctggatgagtttgacctgaacaaatacttTCCTTCAGAGGAGGCTCTTCTGAATTTGCTGCCAGTCGTCAAGGCCTCCAATAAAGCTGT aCTGACTGTCTATGACCTGTCAGAAAGaggctgtgaaggtctgtccacagttctcagatcccagtcgtCTAGTCTGACTCGTCTGGACCTCAGCACCAACGACCcgaaggattcaggactgaagatcctgtcagatggactaaggagtccagactgtaaactggagactctcag gttgagtatctgtgacctgtcagagagaagctgtgaaggtctgtcctcagttctcagatcccagtcctgtagtctgactCATCTAGACCTCGacaacatggacctgaaggattcaggactgaagatcctgtcagatggactaaggagtccagactgtaaactggagactctcag actgtcaggatgtctgatcacagaggaaggatgttcttctctggtctcagccctaaagtccaatccgtcccatcttagactgctagacctgagctacaaccatccaggagactcaggacaggagctgtctgctctagtggaggattcacactggagactggacactgtcag GCTGGAGCccagtggagtccgatggttgaaaccaggtctgaggaagt atttctgtgaactcaccctggatccaaacacagcgaatGAACAACTCAAACTGTccgaaaacaacaagaaggtggagcatgtggaggaggttcagtcatatcctgatcatcaggacaggTTTGAGTACAGGAAACAggtgatgtgttcaactggtctgactggtcgctgttactgggaggtccagtggagtggagggGTTAGTAtagcagtgacttacagaggaatcagaaggaaaggaaacaGTGATGACTGTAGGTTTGGATGGAATGATCTGTCCTGGAATCTGAGGTGTTATGAAGGTAGATACAGTGTCTGGCATaataacaaatacacacacctccctcagtcctcctcctcctcctcctcctcctcctcctccttctctgatacagtatcagtgtatgtggactgtcctgctggatctgtgtccttctacagagtctcctctgacaaactgatccacatctacaccttcaaaaccacattcactgaaccactgtttggaggatttagACTGGTGGAAACAGGATCTACCGTGTGTCTGTgtgatgtgtag